In Streptomyces sp. NBC_00878, a single window of DNA contains:
- a CDS encoding ATP-binding protein has product MDPMNRGPEEYGHDDGAAPRQRPPRDPLTSDFGQHTPALARTVQLVSGDQLLTVNPVDGSEIELCPPGERPPRPTKFSAAERAELARAARPPVPPGPSLPRLPLLERQEERERLVRLLARGRSVRLTGPSGSGRTALLDAVADDCADLAPDGVVRLSGHRRTADDLLHDLFATVYNAPLYRPERATLLALVHEIGAVVVLDDVDFGGGALDELLDATPECAFLISATPDVPAPSTDSLLEEVFLGGLGRGGGLELLERAVGRVLTEDEANWAGDLWFESEGLPLRFVQAGALLRQRDQLRADPNAFDEFGYYEDAPVDAPFDAEDGHDVPLPSLAEGAAPAALLASRLSESARATLRFAVALGGEVPHQAHLPALVGDTHADAALAELVGCALVTPVGSHYRLAAGVQTQLEAVGYASDTEERALSAAEHYAWWAGHPSVTPERVAAEADAVLAALTALESVTVPSTDDEEGSTAVRLARTAAPAFAAGLHWSAWERALRAGAEAARVSGEVSDQAYFHHELGIVAVCVGQFDRARSELEASIGLRSALAEKRGTVAGRRALALVADRTGTTPSAGIGSTSGEEVPDARYEESASPPGGVPAGYTPVPSLQQPGEPATLITNRSGSASSGKSGRVQGLVNGTRRNLVAAGAGALLAAVLGTVVTLGATSNPDDKPPSERVGVNPSASAGEGGDGLGADRPKKGSSDADSTSRPTDPGDDGIIGTSDDPTPTSSTEPSDDPSGSKDPSPTKSPTKPPSSTRPPTSPTPSTSPTPTPTPTPTPTPTPTEPSETPPTTPETSDSASGPASSPAETTSTASSPTDSTAPGSPTGSGTTGTSVI; this is encoded by the coding sequence ATGGACCCGATGAACCGGGGACCCGAAGAGTACGGCCATGACGACGGCGCGGCGCCCAGACAGCGCCCGCCGCGCGATCCTCTGACGTCCGACTTCGGTCAGCACACGCCAGCACTGGCCCGCACCGTCCAACTCGTGTCGGGCGACCAGCTGCTCACCGTCAATCCCGTCGACGGCAGCGAGATCGAGCTCTGCCCACCGGGCGAGCGGCCGCCGCGACCCACGAAGTTCAGCGCAGCCGAGCGGGCCGAACTGGCCCGCGCGGCCCGTCCGCCCGTACCGCCCGGGCCCTCGCTGCCCAGACTGCCGCTGCTGGAGCGGCAGGAGGAGCGCGAGCGCCTGGTGCGGCTGCTCGCGCGCGGGCGTTCCGTACGGCTCACCGGACCTTCGGGTTCGGGCCGCACCGCGCTCCTGGACGCCGTCGCCGACGACTGCGCGGACCTCGCACCGGACGGCGTGGTGCGCCTCAGCGGCCACCGCCGGACCGCGGACGATCTCCTGCACGACCTCTTCGCCACCGTCTACAACGCACCGCTGTACCGGCCGGAGCGGGCGACGCTGCTCGCGCTCGTCCACGAGATCGGCGCGGTCGTCGTCCTGGACGACGTGGACTTCGGCGGCGGCGCGCTCGACGAACTGCTCGACGCGACACCCGAGTGCGCCTTCCTGATCTCCGCGACACCCGATGTTCCCGCGCCGTCCACCGACTCGCTCCTCGAAGAGGTCTTCCTCGGCGGCCTCGGCCGCGGCGGCGGTCTCGAACTGCTGGAGCGCGCCGTCGGCCGCGTCCTGACCGAGGACGAGGCCAACTGGGCGGGCGACCTCTGGTTCGAGTCCGAGGGACTGCCGCTGCGCTTCGTGCAGGCCGGTGCACTGCTGCGGCAGCGCGACCAACTGCGCGCCGACCCGAACGCCTTCGACGAGTTCGGCTACTACGAGGACGCGCCCGTGGACGCGCCCTTCGACGCCGAGGACGGCCACGACGTACCGCTGCCGTCGCTCGCCGAGGGCGCCGCGCCCGCCGCGCTGCTCGCGTCCCGGCTCAGCGAGTCGGCGCGCGCCACGCTGCGCTTCGCCGTCGCGCTGGGCGGCGAGGTGCCGCACCAGGCGCATCTGCCCGCCCTGGTGGGGGACACGCACGCGGACGCCGCGCTCGCCGAGCTCGTCGGCTGCGCGCTCGTCACCCCGGTCGGCTCGCACTACCGGCTCGCGGCCGGCGTACAGACCCAGCTGGAGGCCGTCGGGTACGCGTCCGACACCGAGGAGAGGGCGCTCAGCGCCGCCGAGCACTACGCCTGGTGGGCGGGGCATCCGTCGGTCACCCCGGAGCGGGTCGCCGCCGAGGCGGACGCCGTGCTCGCCGCGCTGACCGCCCTGGAGTCGGTCACGGTGCCGTCGACGGACGACGAGGAGGGCTCCACCGCCGTACGGCTGGCGCGTACGGCCGCGCCCGCGTTCGCCGCGGGGTTGCACTGGAGCGCCTGGGAGCGTGCGCTGCGCGCCGGCGCCGAGGCGGCCCGGGTGTCCGGCGAGGTCTCGGATCAAGCCTATTTCCACCACGAGCTGGGCATCGTCGCGGTCTGCGTCGGGCAGTTCGACCGGGCCCGCTCCGAACTGGAGGCCTCGATCGGGCTGCGCAGCGCCCTCGCCGAGAAGCGCGGCACCGTCGCGGGCCGCCGTGCCCTCGCGCTGGTCGCGGACCGCACCGGCACCACACCGTCGGCCGGGATCGGTTCGACGTCGGGCGAGGAGGTGCCCGACGCGCGGTACGAGGAGTCGGCGTCGCCGCCCGGCGGCGTACCGGCCGGGTACACGCCCGTCCCGTCGCTCCAGCAGCCCGGCGAGCCCGCCACGTTGATCACGAACCGCAGTGGGTCCGCCTCCTCGGGGAAGTCCGGCCGCGTCCAGGGCCTGGTCAACGGCACCCGGCGCAACCTCGTGGCGGCGGGCGCGGGCGCGCTCCTCGCCGCCGTGCTCGGCACCGTGGTGACGCTGGGCGCGACCTCGAACCCGGACGACAAGCCGCCGTCGGAGCGGGTCGGCGTCAACCCGTCGGCCAGCGCGGGCGAGGGCGGCGACGGACTCGGCGCGGACCGGCCCAAGAAGGGCAGCAGCGACGCGGACTCGACGAGCCGTCCGACCGACCCGGGCGACGACGGGATCATCGGGACCTCGGACGACCCGACGCCGACATCGAGCACGGAGCCGTCGGACGACCCGAGTGGGTCCAAGGATCCGAGCCCGACGAAGTCCCCGACGAAGCCGCCGTCTTCGACCAGGCCGCCGACTTCGCCGACGCCGTCGACCAGTCCGACGCCGACACCCACACCTACACCGACTCCGACTCCCACACCGACCGAGCCGAGCGAGACTCCGCCGACGACACCGGAGACCTCCGACTCGGCCAGCGGCCCGGCCTCCAGCCCGGCCGAGACCACGAGTACCGCGAGCAGCCCGACGGACAGCACCGCGCCCGGGTCGCCGACCGGCTCCGGCACGACCGGGACGTCGGTGATCTGA
- a CDS encoding STAS domain-containing protein codes for MYIRGDHAELVVGGRLDVRSAADARTVLHSAVDDGVGDLVLDLSELDSWDATGLGVIMGAHRRAGRCGRRLVLRGVPPQMQRLLVATRLHRILAIEGGIGVESLPRV; via the coding sequence ATGTACATCAGGGGCGACCACGCCGAGCTGGTCGTCGGGGGCCGCCTCGACGTACGCAGCGCGGCGGACGCCCGTACGGTCCTGCACTCGGCCGTCGACGACGGTGTCGGCGACCTGGTGCTCGACCTGTCAGAGCTGGACTCCTGGGACGCCACCGGACTCGGTGTCATCATGGGGGCCCACCGGCGGGCGGGGCGGTGCGGCCGGAGGCTTGTGCTGCGCGGCGTCCCGCCGCAGATGCAGCGCCTGCTGGTGGCCACCCGGCTTCACCGGATCCTGGCGATCGAGGGCGGCATCGGGGTCGAGTCACTGCCCAGGGTGTGA
- a CDS encoding 3-hydroxyacyl-CoA dehydrogenase family protein gives MARKLAVIGAGLMGSGIAQVSAQAGWDVVLRDVTDEALTRGTDGIKASYDKFVSKGKLDADAAGAALGRITTTTDLDAVADADIVVEAVFEKLEVKHEIFRTLDKLVKDETVLASNTSAIPITKIAAATERPERVVGVHFFSPVPMMQLCELVRGYKTSDETLAAAREFAESVGKTCIVVNRDVAGFVTTRLISALVVEAAKLYESGVASAEDIDLACKLGFGHAMGPLATADLTGVDILLHATSNIYTESQDEKFAPPELMRRMVDAGDIGRKSGQGFYTY, from the coding sequence GTGGCACGCAAGCTCGCCGTCATCGGGGCCGGACTCATGGGTTCAGGTATCGCCCAGGTCTCCGCACAGGCCGGCTGGGACGTCGTCCTGCGCGATGTCACCGACGAGGCGCTGACCCGTGGCACCGACGGCATCAAGGCCTCGTACGACAAGTTCGTGAGCAAGGGGAAGCTGGACGCCGACGCGGCCGGGGCGGCGCTGGGGCGCATCACCACGACCACCGATCTGGACGCGGTCGCCGACGCCGACATCGTCGTCGAGGCCGTCTTCGAGAAGCTGGAAGTCAAGCACGAGATCTTCCGTACGCTCGACAAGCTGGTGAAGGACGAGACCGTACTCGCCTCCAACACCTCCGCCATCCCGATCACCAAGATCGCGGCGGCCACTGAGCGCCCGGAGCGGGTCGTCGGCGTCCACTTCTTCTCGCCGGTCCCGATGATGCAGCTCTGCGAGCTGGTCCGCGGCTACAAGACGAGCGACGAAACGCTCGCCGCCGCGCGGGAGTTCGCCGAGTCGGTCGGCAAGACCTGCATCGTCGTCAACCGTGACGTGGCCGGCTTCGTGACCACCCGGCTCATCTCGGCCCTCGTGGTCGAGGCGGCCAAGCTGTACGAGTCGGGTGTGGCCAGCGCCGAGGACATCGACCTCGCCTGCAAGCTGGGCTTCGGTCACGCGATGGGGCCCCTCGCCACCGCCGACCTCACGGGTGTCGACATCCTCCTGCACGCGACCAGCAACATCTACACGGAGTCCCAGGACGAGAAGTTCGCCCCGCCCGAGCTGATGCGCCGGATGGTTGACGCCGGTGACATCGGACGCAAGAGCGGGCAAGGCTTCTACACGTACTGA
- a CDS encoding TetR/AcrR family transcriptional regulator produces the protein MAEGLRERKKRETRQRISDIATGLFLEHGFVTVTMAEVADAADVSVNTVYNYFPAKEDLFFDRSKGVVDRLSRWVRARQVGESAAAAVLRELREEVEAVSPRVGLMAGYDRFMRVIHDAPALRSRLWSLQQEVHDDLEAALREETGADPDDPTPGLMAGQIGWLHQTVMSTVGREMMACRDPAEVSREVLNLLDGMEDLLSEKVLNYAVRAPE, from the coding sequence ATGGCAGAGGGGCTCAGGGAGCGGAAGAAGCGCGAGACCAGGCAGCGCATCTCGGACATCGCCACGGGGCTGTTCCTGGAGCACGGCTTCGTGACGGTGACCATGGCCGAGGTCGCGGACGCGGCCGACGTCTCCGTGAACACCGTGTACAACTACTTCCCGGCCAAGGAAGACCTCTTCTTCGACCGCAGCAAGGGCGTCGTCGACCGGCTCTCGCGCTGGGTGCGCGCCCGACAGGTCGGGGAGTCGGCCGCCGCCGCCGTCCTGCGCGAGCTGCGCGAGGAGGTCGAGGCCGTCTCGCCCCGGGTCGGCCTGATGGCGGGGTACGACCGCTTCATGCGCGTCATCCATGACGCGCCCGCCCTCCGCTCCCGGCTGTGGAGCCTCCAGCAGGAGGTCCACGACGACCTGGAAGCGGCCCTGCGCGAGGAGACGGGCGCGGATCCCGACGATCCGACGCCCGGTCTGATGGCCGGCCAGATCGGCTGGCTCCACCAGACGGTGATGAGCACGGTCGGCCGCGAGATGATGGCGTGCCGCGATCCGGCCGAGGTGTCGCGGGAGGTGCTGAACCTCCTCGACGGCATGGAGGACCTTTTGAGCGAGAAGGTCCTCAACTACGCCGTACGGGCCCCGGAATGA
- a CDS encoding ABC transporter ATP-binding protein gives MPIISTAGLARTFQTKRGPVEAVRGIDLTVRAGEILGFLGPNGAGKTTTLRMLTTLLTPTGGAATVAGHDLATDPEGVRRACGYVAQSGGVDPQVSVREELVTQGRLYRLTKDQAVERAEELARDLDLTDLLDRKTSALSGGQRRRLDIALGLTHRPKVLFLDEPTTALDPASRADLWDLVRRLRDDYGTTVFLTTHYLDEADALADRLVIVDQGVVVAEGTPSALKLRYGGSIDATLQDTFLAITGRGPAPADSTPVAV, from the coding sequence ATGCCCATCATCAGCACGGCCGGCCTGGCCCGGACCTTCCAGACCAAACGCGGCCCCGTCGAGGCGGTCCGCGGCATCGACCTCACCGTGAGAGCGGGCGAGATCCTCGGCTTCCTCGGCCCGAACGGAGCGGGCAAGACGACCACGCTCCGGATGCTCACCACCCTGCTGACCCCGACCGGCGGCGCCGCCACCGTCGCGGGCCACGACCTGGCCACCGACCCGGAGGGCGTCCGCCGCGCATGCGGATACGTGGCGCAGTCCGGCGGCGTCGACCCCCAGGTCTCCGTACGCGAGGAACTGGTCACCCAGGGCCGCCTCTACCGCCTGACGAAGGATCAGGCGGTCGAGCGTGCCGAGGAGTTGGCCCGCGACCTCGACCTCACCGACCTCCTCGACCGGAAGACGTCGGCGCTCTCCGGCGGCCAGCGCCGTCGTCTCGACATCGCGCTCGGCCTCACCCACCGTCCGAAGGTGCTGTTCCTCGACGAACCGACCACGGCCCTCGACCCGGCGAGCCGCGCGGACCTCTGGGATCTCGTCCGACGCCTGCGCGACGACTACGGCACGACGGTCTTCCTCACCACGCACTACCTCGACGAGGCGGACGCGCTCGCCGACCGGCTCGTGATCGTCGACCAGGGCGTCGTGGTGGCGGAGGGCACACCGAGCGCGCTCAAGCTCCGGTACGGCGGATCGATCGACGCGACGCTCCAGGACACGTTCCTCGCCATCACGGGCCGCGGCCCGGCACCGGCGGACTCCACCCCCGTAGCCGTCTGA
- a CDS encoding ABC transporter permease codes for MLLQDTALIFERYLRQTLRSKFAMLFGVLMPLLYLLFFGPLLTDLPLGGGGSSWQILVPGLLLQLGLFGAAFAGFMIIVEKSHGVVERMRVTPVSRLALLLGRVLRDAAVFVFQAVLLVLAALVMGLRAPVAGILIGFAFVALLTVSLASLSYALAMKTSTPHAFGPTINALTMPSMLLSGLMLPMSLAPGWLDALSHVMPFRYLVDAMRDAYVGSYATSSMLYGVLVAVGLTGIAVTVGTRVFREAGA; via the coding sequence ATGCTTCTCCAGGACACCGCGCTGATCTTCGAGCGCTATCTCCGCCAGACCCTGCGCTCCAAGTTCGCGATGCTCTTCGGCGTACTGATGCCGCTGCTGTACCTGCTCTTCTTCGGCCCGCTGCTCACCGATCTGCCGCTGGGCGGCGGCGGGAGTTCCTGGCAGATCCTGGTCCCCGGGCTGCTGCTCCAACTCGGCCTGTTCGGGGCCGCGTTCGCCGGTTTCATGATCATCGTCGAGAAGAGCCACGGGGTCGTGGAGCGGATGCGCGTCACCCCGGTCAGCCGGCTCGCGCTCCTGCTCGGCCGGGTGCTGCGCGACGCGGCGGTCTTCGTCTTCCAGGCGGTCCTGCTGGTCCTGGCCGCCCTGGTGATGGGCCTGCGCGCACCGGTCGCGGGCATCCTGATCGGCTTCGCGTTCGTCGCGCTGCTGACGGTCTCGCTGGCCTCGCTGTCGTACGCGCTGGCCATGAAGACCAGTACGCCCCACGCGTTCGGCCCGACGATCAACGCGCTGACCATGCCGTCCATGCTCCTGTCCGGCCTGATGCTTCCCATGTCGCTGGCGCCCGGCTGGCTGGACGCCCTCTCGCACGTCATGCCGTTCCGCTATCTGGTGGACGCGATGCGGGACGCGTACGTCGGCTCGTACGCGACCTCCTCCATGCTGTACGGCGTCCTGGTGGCCGTCGGCCTCACGGGAATCGCCGTGACGGTGGGCACACGAGTGTTCCGGGAGGCCGGGGCGTAA
- a CDS encoding cob(I)yrinic acid a,c-diamide adenosyltransferase — MVNLTRIYTRTGDRGTTNLGDMSRVPKTDLRIAAYADANEANAAIGTAIALGGLDEEIVKVLTRVQNDLFDVGADLSTPVAENPEFPPLRVEQFYIDKLETDCDHFNEQLEKLRSFILPGGTPGAALLHQACTVVRRAERSTWAALESHTEAMNPLTATYLNRLSDLLFILARTANKEMGDVLWVPGGER, encoded by the coding sequence ATGGTCAATCTGACGCGCATCTACACCAGGACCGGCGACCGGGGCACGACGAACCTGGGCGACATGAGCCGGGTGCCCAAGACCGACCTCCGCATCGCCGCCTACGCCGACGCGAACGAGGCGAACGCGGCGATCGGTACGGCGATCGCCCTCGGCGGCCTCGACGAGGAGATCGTCAAGGTCCTCACCCGCGTCCAGAACGACCTCTTCGACGTGGGCGCGGACCTCTCCACGCCGGTCGCCGAGAACCCCGAGTTTCCGCCCCTGCGGGTCGAGCAGTTCTACATCGACAAGCTGGAGACGGACTGCGACCACTTCAACGAACAGCTGGAGAAGCTCCGCTCCTTCATCCTCCCCGGTGGCACCCCGGGCGCGGCCCTCCTCCACCAGGCGTGCACGGTGGTCCGCCGCGCCGAGCGCTCGACGTGGGCGGCCCTGGAGTCCCACACCGAGGCGATGAACCCCCTGACAGCGACCTACCTGAACCGCCTCTCCGACCTCCTCTTCATCCTGGCCAGAACGGCAAACAAGGAGATGGGGGACGTCCTGTGGGTCCCGGGCGGAGAACGCTGA
- a CDS encoding sensor histidine kinase, producing the protein MARPDLRPHRFDVYLAVGGLLGGLVFWSLGLYTSGSGLISMTWGLIPLTVMASLELLRRTRPQVALVVGTLALVADQFTPGNAATILMFTDLAYSAVLYGTPAAARRIPVTTGLVTLATTLGFLIWWREPQALLVGVGTGLVAFGPAATGALVRNHRDAAEAARLRAEQTALLAEMDRTQAVTAERARMARELHDMVAGHLSAIAIHSTAALSLDDPDTSKQALGVIRENSVEGLAEMRRLIGILRDSSGDAEPTAAPTLDGLGALVDHARANGLDVHLDCTHAALPAPVELAAYRIVQESLTNALKHASPGRVTVGLAQRDHSLDVRVTSPYGGGRGDGPRAPGSGAGLVGMRERVALLRGTFEAGPVEDPASADGRTWTVRATLPITEGESE; encoded by the coding sequence ATGGCCCGCCCAGACCTCCGCCCGCACCGCTTCGACGTGTACCTCGCCGTCGGCGGGCTGCTCGGCGGGCTCGTGTTCTGGTCGCTCGGGTTGTATACGTCGGGCAGCGGGCTGATCTCGATGACCTGGGGCCTGATCCCCCTCACCGTGATGGCGAGCCTGGAGCTGCTGCGCCGCACCCGACCGCAGGTCGCCCTGGTCGTCGGCACGCTCGCGCTCGTCGCCGACCAGTTCACCCCGGGCAACGCGGCGACGATCCTGATGTTCACCGACCTCGCCTACTCGGCCGTCCTGTACGGCACCCCGGCCGCAGCCCGCCGTATCCCGGTCACCACCGGTCTGGTCACCCTGGCCACGACACTCGGCTTCCTGATCTGGTGGCGCGAGCCGCAGGCCCTGCTCGTCGGTGTCGGCACCGGGCTCGTGGCGTTCGGCCCGGCCGCCACGGGCGCGCTGGTCCGCAACCACCGCGACGCCGCCGAGGCGGCCCGCCTGCGCGCCGAACAGACCGCCCTGCTCGCCGAGATGGACCGCACCCAGGCCGTCACCGCCGAACGCGCCCGCATGGCACGCGAGTTGCACGACATGGTCGCGGGCCACCTCTCCGCGATCGCCATCCACTCCACGGCCGCGCTCTCGCTCGACGACCCGGACACCTCGAAGCAGGCCCTCGGCGTCATTCGCGAGAACAGCGTCGAGGGGCTCGCCGAGATGCGCCGTCTCATCGGCATACTGCGCGACAGCAGCGGCGACGCGGAGCCGACCGCCGCGCCCACGCTCGACGGACTCGGCGCACTGGTGGACCACGCCCGTGCCAACGGCCTCGACGTGCACCTCGACTGCACGCACGCCGCGCTTCCCGCCCCGGTCGAGCTGGCCGCGTACCGCATCGTGCAGGAGTCCCTGACCAACGCCCTCAAGCACGCCTCCCCGGGCCGGGTCACCGTGGGCCTGGCCCAGCGGGACCACTCCCTCGACGTGCGGGTGACCAGCCCGTACGGCGGCGGCCGGGGCGACGGCCCACGCGCGCCCGGCTCGGGCGCCGGCCTGGTCGGGATGCGCGAGCGGGTCGCCCTGCTGCGCGGCACGTTCGAGGCGGGACCCGTCGAGGACCCGGCCTCCGCCGACGGCAGGACCTGGACCGTACGCGCCACCCTCCCGATCACCGAAGGAGAATCCGAATGA
- a CDS encoding response regulator transcription factor: MIRVLVAEDQSAVRAGLVLILRSAPDIEVVGEAADGEQAVALARELRPDLVLMDIQMPRLDGVSATRQVVDEDLADVLVLTTFDLDEYVFGALRAGASGFLLKNTEARQLLDAVRTVAGGEGLIAPAVTRRLISEFAAKPVRRPPADPSVLDSLTRREREVLSCLGEGLPNAEIGARLDMAEATVKTHVSRLLGKLELRSRVQAAVLAQELGV; encoded by the coding sequence ATGATCCGCGTGCTCGTCGCCGAGGACCAGTCCGCCGTACGCGCCGGTCTCGTCCTCATCCTGCGCAGCGCCCCCGACATCGAGGTGGTCGGCGAGGCCGCGGACGGCGAGCAGGCGGTGGCCCTGGCCCGGGAACTGAGGCCCGATCTCGTCCTGATGGACATTCAGATGCCCCGTCTCGACGGCGTCTCCGCCACCCGCCAGGTCGTCGACGAGGACCTCGCCGACGTACTCGTACTGACCACGTTCGATCTCGACGAGTACGTCTTCGGCGCGCTGCGCGCGGGCGCCTCCGGCTTCCTGCTGAAGAACACCGAGGCACGCCAACTCCTCGACGCCGTACGGACGGTGGCGGGCGGCGAAGGCCTGATCGCGCCCGCGGTGACCCGTCGGCTGATCTCCGAGTTCGCGGCGAAGCCGGTGCGCCGGCCGCCGGCCGACCCGTCCGTTCTCGACTCGCTGACGCGCCGGGAGCGGGAGGTGCTGTCCTGCCTCGGGGAGGGCCTGCCCAACGCGGAGATCGGCGCGCGTCTCGACATGGCGGAGGCGACGGTGAAGACGCACGTCAGCCGCCTGCTGGGCAAGCTGGAACTCCGCAGCCGGGTCCAAGCGGCGGTCCTGGCACAGGAGTTGGGCGTGTAG
- a CDS encoding glycoside hydrolase family 18 chitinase gives MRLRPSRRPRRRLGFGHRAVAGLTTLLLPLAALVGLASPASAATSATATYAKTQDWGSGFEGKWTVKNTGTTAIASWTVEWDFPSGTSVTSSWDADVTNSGTHWTAKNKSWNGTLAPGASVSFGFNGSGTGSPANCKLNSGSCDGGSVPGDSAPSAPGTPTASDITNTSVKLSWSAATDDKGIKNYDVLRDGAKVATVTGTTYSDSGLTAGTDYSYTIQARDTVDQTGPVSGSTAVHTTGGTTEPPPTGNKIKLGYLTEWDTYVRNYQVKNLVTSGTASKITHINYAFGNVTGGQCAIGDSYADYEKSFTADQSVSGVADTWDQPVRGNFNQLRQLKAKYPNIKILWSFGGWTWSGGFGQAAANPAAFAQSCYNLVEDPRWADVFDGIDIDWEYPNACGLSCDTSGPAAYKNLMSALRTKFGSNNLVTAATTADGTSGGKIDAADYAGAAQYVDWYNVMTYDFFGAFDADGPTAPHSPLTSYSGIPTPGFTSADAIAKFKSKGVPASKLLLGIGFYGRGWTGVTQATPGGTATGPATGTYEPGIEDYKVLKTTCPVTGTIAGTAYAKCGSNWWSYDTPATIATKMAWAKTQGLGGAFFWEFSGDTTNGELVTAINSGLN, from the coding sequence ATGCGCCTCAGACCCAGCCGCAGACCCCGCCGCAGACTCGGATTCGGGCACCGAGCCGTGGCAGGGCTCACCACCCTCCTGCTGCCGCTCGCCGCCCTGGTCGGGCTCGCGAGCCCCGCCTCCGCCGCCACGTCGGCGACCGCCACGTACGCCAAGACCCAGGACTGGGGCTCCGGCTTCGAAGGCAAGTGGACCGTCAAGAACACCGGCACCACGGCCATCGCTTCCTGGACCGTCGAGTGGGACTTCCCCTCGGGCACCTCGGTCACCTCCTCCTGGGACGCCGACGTCACGAACTCCGGCACCCACTGGACCGCCAAGAACAAGTCCTGGAACGGCACCCTCGCCCCCGGCGCCTCCGTCTCCTTCGGCTTCAACGGCTCCGGCACCGGCTCCCCCGCCAACTGCAAGCTGAACAGCGGCAGTTGTGACGGCGGCAGTGTCCCCGGCGACTCCGCCCCCTCGGCCCCGGGCACCCCCACCGCCTCCGACATCACCAACACCTCGGTGAAGCTGTCCTGGAGCGCGGCCACCGACGACAAGGGCATCAAGAACTACGACGTCCTGCGCGACGGCGCCAAGGTCGCCACGGTCACCGGCACGACGTACAGCGACAGCGGGCTGACCGCCGGCACCGACTACTCGTACACGATCCAGGCGCGCGACACCGTCGACCAGACCGGACCGGTCAGCGGCTCGACCGCCGTGCACACCACCGGCGGCACCACCGAACCGCCGCCCACCGGCAACAAGATCAAGCTCGGCTACCTCACCGAGTGGGACACCTACGTCCGCAACTACCAGGTCAAGAACCTGGTGACGTCCGGCACCGCCTCGAAGATCACGCACATCAACTACGCCTTCGGCAACGTCACGGGCGGCCAGTGCGCGATCGGCGACTCCTACGCCGACTACGAGAAGTCCTTCACCGCCGACCAGTCGGTCAGCGGCGTCGCCGACACCTGGGACCAGCCGGTGCGCGGCAACTTCAACCAGCTGCGCCAGCTGAAGGCCAAGTACCCGAACATCAAGATCCTCTGGTCCTTCGGCGGCTGGACCTGGTCCGGCGGCTTCGGGCAGGCCGCGGCCAACCCCGCCGCGTTCGCCCAGTCCTGCTACAACCTGGTCGAGGACCCGCGCTGGGCCGACGTGTTCGACGGCATCGACATCGACTGGGAGTACCCGAACGCCTGCGGTCTGTCCTGCGACACCAGCGGGCCGGCGGCCTACAAGAACCTGATGTCCGCGCTGCGTACGAAGTTCGGCTCGAACAACCTGGTCACGGCCGCCACCACCGCGGACGGCACCTCCGGCGGCAAGATCGACGCCGCGGACTACGCGGGCGCGGCCCAGTACGTCGACTGGTACAACGTGATGACGTACGACTTCTTCGGCGCCTTCGACGCGGACGGCCCGACCGCCCCGCACTCGCCGCTCACCTCCTACAGCGGCATCCCGACGCCCGGCTTCACCTCGGCCGACGCGATCGCCAAGTTCAAGTCGAAGGGGGTCCCCGCGAGCAAGCTGCTCCTCGGCATCGGCTTCTACGGCCGCGGCTGGACCGGCGTCACCCAGGCCACCCCGGGCGGCACGGCCACGGGCCCGGCCACCGGCACCTACGAGCCGGGCATCGAGGACTACAAGGTCCTCAAGACGACCTGCCCGGTCACCGGCACCATCGCCGGCACGGCGTACGCGAAGTGCGGCAGCAACTGGTGGTCCTACGACACACCGGCCACCATCGCAACGAAGATGGCGTGGGCCAAGACCCAGGGTCTCGGCGGCGCGTTCTTCTGGGAGTTCAGTGGCGACACCACCAACGGCGAGCTGGTGACCGCGATCAACAGCGGCCTGAACTAG
- a CDS encoding DUF2550 domain-containing protein encodes MVLALTVCGLVVVLVAVALFVFHLRRRLIQRSGGTFDCSLRWDAPEKSDTSGKGWGYGIARYNGDRIEWFRIFSYAPRPRRVLERSAIEVAGRRTPDGEEELALLADQIILACVHRGTRLELAMSEDALTGFLAWLEAAPPGQRVNVA; translated from the coding sequence ATGGTCCTCGCTCTGACTGTGTGCGGGTTGGTAGTGGTGCTGGTGGCGGTGGCACTCTTCGTGTTCCATCTGCGCCGCCGACTGATCCAGCGCTCCGGTGGCACCTTCGACTGCAGCCTCCGCTGGGACGCCCCCGAGAAAAGCGACACCAGCGGCAAAGGCTGGGGCTACGGCATCGCCCGCTACAACGGCGACCGCATCGAGTGGTTCCGCATCTTCTCGTACGCCCCCCGCCCGCGCCGTGTCCTGGAGCGCTCGGCGATCGAAGTGGCCGGCCGTCGCACCCCGGACGGCGAGGAAGAGCTGGCGCTGCTGGCCGACCAGATCATCCTCGCCTGCGTGCATCGCGGTACGCGCCTTGAGCTGGCCATGAGCGAGGACGCGCTGACCGGGTTTCTCGCGTGGCTTGAAGCAGCCCCGCCCGGACAACGAGTGAACGTGGCGTAG